The following proteins are co-located in the Pedobacter sp. FW305-3-2-15-E-R2A2 genome:
- a CDS encoding right-handed parallel beta-helix repeat-containing protein gives MKATQLFICLALTAALFAGCKKANSDVDPDTGNGTISGEASGVWKKGSTQLIKGDIIIPEGQSLTIEEGVTVLMDTLAKPEIIVKGNLYAQGTSEFPIRFTVAEGARTKEFGRLWGGILAAPSCQELLLDHTIIEYAGATTSDASTSVKQNLYKGKAGENLPALWFANVNGKLVVTNSIFRNLQEDCTYIDGGKIIFSNNKFYTTGVSGGEAINLKSGCVADVAYNLIYSANTNALKLSNSGDRTPQAYVMVYNNTMVNTGWRRPTAKGGSIWVEATVRVEVFNNLFANTRFGIKRDTKKAEDKRSLFGNNLYYGNSQVTVDQFQPSADIIAGTNDIIGKTAGLNDPKFVNYPLTTLVNNATFTPAWDFHLQAGSPALGKGKTDIKPHYAVNGLVMNGISYTSPAAASYIGAFGTN, from the coding sequence ATGAAAGCAACACAACTATTTATCTGCCTGGCTTTAACCGCAGCACTTTTTGCAGGATGTAAGAAAGCCAATAGTGACGTAGATCCGGATACCGGCAATGGTACCATTTCGGGAGAGGCATCCGGAGTCTGGAAAAAAGGAAGTACCCAGCTGATTAAAGGTGACATCATCATCCCGGAAGGACAATCTTTAACGATTGAAGAAGGTGTTACTGTGCTCATGGATACCCTTGCAAAACCAGAGATCATTGTAAAGGGAAATCTTTATGCACAGGGAACTTCAGAATTTCCAATCCGATTTACGGTAGCAGAAGGGGCCAGAACTAAAGAATTTGGTCGTTTGTGGGGAGGGATTCTTGCAGCCCCAAGTTGTCAGGAGTTATTATTAGACCATACCATTATTGAATATGCCGGAGCAACGACTTCAGATGCTTCCACCTCAGTAAAACAGAACCTGTACAAAGGAAAAGCTGGAGAGAACCTGCCTGCGCTCTGGTTTGCCAATGTCAACGGAAAGCTGGTCGTAACCAATAGCATCTTCAGAAATCTACAGGAAGACTGTACCTATATTGATGGAGGGAAAATCATTTTTTCCAATAATAAATTCTACACAACCGGAGTGTCCGGTGGCGAGGCCATTAACCTGAAATCCGGTTGTGTGGCAGATGTGGCCTATAACCTGATCTATAGTGCAAATACCAATGCCCTGAAGCTTTCGAACAGCGGCGACCGTACGCCACAGGCCTATGTGATGGTGTATAACAATACCATGGTCAATACCGGATGGCGCAGACCCACTGCTAAAGGGGGCTCAATATGGGTAGAAGCAACCGTACGCGTTGAGGTCTTTAACAATCTCTTCGCCAATACCCGCTTCGGCATTAAAAGAGACACTAAAAAAGCAGAAGACAAAAGATCCCTGTTCGGGAATAACCTTTACTATGGAAATAGTCAGGTTACCGTAGACCAGTTTCAGCCTTCTGCTGATATCATTGCAGGAACGAACGACATCATTGGTAAAACGGCAGGATTGAACGATCCTAAATTTGTAAATTACCCTTTAACCACTCTTGTTAACAATGCGACCTTTACTCCGGCATGGGATTTCCACCTTCAGGCAGGATCACCGGCATTGGGCAAAGGAAAAACGGACATCAAACCACACTATGCGGTAAATGGACTCGTGATGAACGGAATCAGCTATACCTCTCCGGCAGCAGCCAGCTATATCGGTGCTTTTGGAACCAACTAA
- a CDS encoding phytase produces the protein MNKPTLTLGLSALLLTLNISCSTVQKDSSAVKPLYTSDPVQFDSDDPAIWVNPSDPAQSLVIGTDKDENGGLYVYDLKGKAIKEKTVKGLKRPNNVDIAYGLLLGGKKVDIAVATERMTHQLRIFSLPDMKPIDNGGIPVFEGEEKEMHRDLMGIALYTTPKGEIYAIVGRKTGPADGYLWQYLLEDDGTGKLKASLKRKFGKYSGKKEIESIAVDNELGYIYYSDEQFGVRKYYADPAKGNEELALFAKTGFKEDNEGISIYKTSPTTGYILVSDQAANHFQVFNREGKSGPHDHVLLTSIPVSTNNSDGSDIYSGPLNGDFKHGLFVAMSDDKTFQFYRWEDLAGKQLSINK, from the coding sequence ATGAATAAACCTACATTAACCCTTGGTCTTTCCGCATTATTGCTGACACTAAATATCTCTTGTTCTACCGTACAAAAAGATTCTTCAGCCGTAAAACCCTTATATACTTCAGATCCGGTACAGTTTGATTCTGATGATCCTGCGATCTGGGTAAACCCTTCTGATCCTGCCCAATCTTTGGTAATTGGCACCGACAAAGATGAAAATGGCGGCCTATATGTTTACGACCTTAAAGGAAAAGCGATCAAAGAAAAGACGGTCAAAGGTTTGAAAAGACCCAACAACGTAGACATCGCTTATGGCCTGCTGCTCGGCGGCAAAAAGGTAGACATCGCAGTGGCCACTGAAAGAATGACGCATCAACTTCGCATCTTTTCCTTACCAGACATGAAACCTATCGATAATGGAGGAATACCGGTTTTCGAAGGAGAAGAAAAAGAGATGCACAGAGACTTGATGGGCATTGCCCTATACACAACGCCAAAAGGAGAAATTTACGCCATTGTAGGCCGTAAAACAGGTCCTGCTGATGGTTATTTATGGCAATACCTGCTGGAGGACGATGGCACAGGCAAATTGAAGGCCAGCCTGAAAAGAAAGTTCGGTAAATACAGCGGAAAGAAAGAAATCGAATCGATTGCAGTAGACAATGAGCTGGGTTATATCTATTACTCCGATGAGCAGTTTGGGGTAAGAAAATATTATGCAGATCCTGCCAAAGGAAATGAAGAACTTGCGCTATTTGCAAAAACAGGATTCAAAGAGGACAATGAAGGAATCAGCATTTATAAAACATCCCCTACTACTGGTTATATCCTCGTATCCGATCAGGCGGCAAATCATTTCCAGGTCTTTAACCGCGAAGGAAAGTCCGGTCCTCATGACCATGTTTTACTGACCAGTATTCCCGTTTCTACCAACAACAGTGATGGTTCCGACATTTATTCAGGCCCACTAAACGGAGACTTTAAACATGGGTTATTTGTGGCCATGAGCGATGATAAGACTTTCCAGTTTTACCGTTGGGAAGACCTTGCAGGGAAACAGTTATCCATCAACAAATAG